Proteins encoded by one window of Martelella endophytica:
- a CDS encoding autotransporter outer membrane beta-barrel domain-containing protein, translating to MVSKIRSAKAAASESMRRKSRTKWIASSLLFQSTALAGTLAGVPVPFYSRGYTKAYAAATCDPSSTSSVVNNTSAVSSTTFTCTISSSSTLTAPQYAYGGAYAAYQNLQSYQFGYYKRNQYFYNTTFQRIPHGQPGLNITLTNSATVDVTASAATSSLISSSTASKYLYFQRSTQTNGISVVSLGSNAWYTTGNGGVVGSGGNGGNITITNTGSITSSAGGGIYALSRAGDGLQAYKGGVGGAVSIVSSGDVSGSTSGIAAISQGGTSSGPVPGYYAKATAGKGGAVTVKVYGDVSATTSGPAVLAASYGGNSPRAKSRFYKYEYQIAYDLETTQFEGGVGGDGDSVGLYVGSSSNAFSGTISTVSSGKVNSDTVTRATGAALAATSIGGQGINTYSSGYYNYYSGGNGGAVTVKAEASSSALITTAGAGSPAVLAQSAGGASPADTSTFNTYLSGYTGGDGGAVTVGLSGGGRIVTSGDNASGIVAQSLGGAGKSTIDDSTYGNAGSAGTVSVTTDFAITTKGAYSHGIVAQSAAAAFGYGIYSYDGNGDIVWGDVNDASTGSDNVTVTNSGAINTYGTSSHGIVAQSIGGGGGVLNATAKLETTSGFVDTKASQTVGSGNSKAAGSTVTVTNNGNITTHGGTTTTDTLSVGGTALTGGIGILAQSIGGGGGIAIGSGATGILGGSGDSGTAGSAGGGVYVTNTAVITTNGAEAHGIVAQSVGGGGGIGQNGYGFLSAIGGKGGNGGDGGTVTVTNPGTINTNGDYASAIIAQSIGGGGGTGGKASSTGILVSIAVGGQGGGGGDGGSVTLEREDGSAISTTGYHATAILLQSIGGGGGSGGAAKATSGGPDFSLSIATGGGGGSGGQGGGVYGHIGGKVVTTGSDSVGVLVQSIGGGGGDGGGSTAKAIAAGIPDNEEGGSYSLAVSISHGGTGGSGGDGGKAEAWIEDGASIGTAGDGASALVVQSIGGGGGNGGDSTAASGTTSLQGLVDKVSGGAVDLEGKAVSLAIDVSHGGSGGDGGSGSEAYAHNLGAISTSGDFSYGMLVQSIGGGGGSGGTGESDSLSTFGDSKFSAGVTLGGSGATAGDGGVAKSGVSASGSINTSGSNANALVAQTIGGGGGTGGSGSGDLDADNAVSLGFGGTGGAGGAGGTAYAWNAGKIVTTGDASDGVLAQSIGGGGGTGGSGTSSISHSTEVKKELKKWESAKLALKAGLDIDSTLSATLGASGGSGGDGGTVIVGLPEKGQTDFSYGTITTSGTTSHGVVAQSIGAGGGSAAVSSNQSAATLGAAIDGLDLSVDVNLSLGTANTAGSTGSGGQVSVYVSDTYTSGFSSMGVVAQSIGGGGGIATSSGYAPSSLSVVLGSHTKADNAINTGGTVGVELLSGEKIVTSGDNSNGIMAQSIGGGGGLAIAAFGTDTAANDDTTSDVLDITLGAEAVSSNIGDLQSGAVTVTGKGAIATSGTRAIGIVAQSIGGGGGFIAASSTSISSVKFAAAQYSGVAYSANVSLDSGSIQTSGDGAAGIVAQAIGGGGGFAADLSSGKINTYYVSASDTTYGYNTSSGGASQGVNISVDSNSSISTTGGYAHGIIAQAIAGSGGIWQKNGKVYAGSLYRSSYSFSGFVDITVDGSVKVEDEHAWGIWAQTLNREITVTVGASGSISGSNSSDENGGAIHGASASSGSFQLYNSGSITGNVVTSKAGKETYAKDFTSTSSASADGAVSLSTAAPAGSALMLNSGTGTFTTGAIAGLDTVLNAGAINVGGEGTIQQTVFSGDLVGVGTSSAGSAYDAATIGLSPQFSTFDYYTRAAKNSWRTADASKGGLITGLDVDMENGTADALLVSGDFAGTWGIDVNGVSLLPNTRTDFLQVKGTDTSDISVLSSLVFDFTDVSTSSKGWTGFSVADAHFANTGVSLGRNATEITTAMQQVWDTVEDGSATDVQVGDDEISLGQVFGAFHQSTPKSFSDMLLELASEATTAPMAESPSAAIAAANNVLSCPAFAVTGVMMDEGSCTWGRLYGSGAEQGMVGDSMGYQKSGGGLQAGGQKAWGDGWFTGAGLTFENDWFRNDAGTEKLEQQSLSGAVSLKKEMGPWLFGLVGGAGYNWGDSTRFISLDTLRATAKGSPDSAMFFARARASYEFALSDEYYMRPRVDFDVVNMHQYGYDETGAGALNLMVDGNSDTVFSVTPGIEFGARLPFLQDMPARLYGDLSVSFLSNDEWETTARLAGISSMDSFSTFTPIADTVGHLTLGLDLAKRQGMEFRIQYEGSFADSYQSHVGSMRFGYRF from the coding sequence GTGGTCAGCAAAATCCGAAGCGCCAAGGCGGCAGCTAGCGAAAGCATGCGTCGGAAATCCCGCACTAAGTGGATCGCCTCGTCGCTCCTGTTCCAGTCGACGGCCCTTGCCGGGACGTTGGCCGGTGTGCCGGTGCCGTTCTATTCCAGAGGCTATACGAAGGCCTATGCGGCGGCGACGTGCGATCCCTCTTCGACGAGTTCCGTGGTCAACAATACCAGCGCTGTCAGCTCGACGACCTTTACCTGCACGATCTCGTCAAGTTCCACGCTGACCGCGCCGCAATATGCCTATGGCGGGGCCTACGCCGCCTATCAGAATCTCCAGTCCTATCAGTTCGGCTATTACAAGCGGAACCAGTATTTCTATAACACCACGTTCCAGCGCATCCCCCACGGTCAGCCGGGTCTGAACATCACGCTCACCAATAGCGCCACTGTCGACGTAACCGCTAGCGCGGCGACGTCGAGCCTGATTTCATCGAGCACCGCCAGCAAATATCTCTACTTCCAGCGGTCGACCCAGACGAATGGCATCTCGGTCGTGTCGCTCGGCAGCAATGCGTGGTACACGACAGGCAATGGCGGTGTGGTCGGCAGCGGCGGCAATGGCGGCAACATCACGATCACGAATACCGGGTCTATTACCAGCAGTGCTGGCGGCGGCATCTATGCGCTTTCGCGCGCCGGCGACGGGCTGCAGGCCTACAAGGGAGGTGTCGGCGGCGCGGTCTCGATCGTCTCCTCCGGCGATGTGTCCGGCTCGACCTCTGGCATCGCGGCGATCAGCCAGGGCGGAACGTCGAGCGGTCCCGTGCCGGGCTACTACGCCAAAGCGACGGCCGGAAAGGGTGGCGCGGTGACCGTCAAGGTCTATGGCGACGTTTCCGCCACGACCTCCGGACCGGCCGTGCTTGCGGCGTCCTACGGCGGCAACTCGCCGCGCGCCAAAAGCCGTTTCTACAAATACGAATACCAGATCGCCTACGATCTGGAGACCACGCAATTCGAGGGTGGCGTAGGCGGTGATGGCGACAGCGTCGGCCTTTATGTCGGCTCGTCCTCGAATGCCTTTTCGGGCACCATTTCCACGGTCTCTTCGGGCAAGGTCAATTCCGATACGGTCACGCGCGCGACGGGCGCTGCGCTCGCTGCCACGAGCATTGGTGGCCAGGGTATCAACACCTATTCGTCCGGCTATTATAACTATTACAGCGGCGGCAATGGCGGCGCGGTCACGGTCAAGGCAGAGGCCAGTTCGTCGGCGCTGATCACGACGGCGGGCGCCGGTTCCCCGGCCGTTCTGGCGCAGAGCGCCGGCGGGGCCAGCCCGGCCGATACCAGCACCTTCAACACCTATCTTTCAGGCTATACCGGTGGCGACGGCGGTGCCGTCACGGTCGGTCTTTCGGGCGGCGGCAGGATCGTGACCAGCGGCGACAATGCCAGCGGCATCGTCGCCCAGTCGCTTGGCGGCGCCGGCAAGTCGACGATCGACGATTCGACCTATGGCAATGCGGGCTCCGCCGGCACGGTCTCGGTCACCACGGATTTCGCGATCACCACCAAGGGCGCCTATTCGCACGGCATCGTCGCCCAGTCGGCGGCGGCGGCCTTCGGCTACGGCATCTACAGCTATGACGGCAACGGCGATATCGTCTGGGGCGATGTGAATGACGCCTCGACCGGCAGCGACAATGTCACGGTGACAAACAGCGGTGCGATCAACACCTATGGTACATCTTCGCACGGCATTGTCGCCCAGTCGATCGGCGGCGGCGGCGGCGTTCTCAATGCGACGGCGAAGCTCGAGACGACGAGCGGTTTCGTTGATACCAAGGCATCGCAGACCGTTGGCTCCGGCAACAGCAAGGCCGCCGGCTCGACGGTGACGGTCACCAACAACGGCAACATCACGACTCATGGCGGCACCACGACCACCGATACGCTGAGCGTCGGCGGCACGGCGCTGACCGGCGGCATCGGCATTCTTGCCCAATCGATCGGCGGCGGCGGCGGCATTGCCATCGGCTCCGGCGCGACTGGGATTCTCGGCGGCTCCGGCGATAGCGGAACGGCGGGCTCGGCGGGTGGCGGGGTCTATGTCACCAATACGGCCGTGATCACGACCAATGGCGCGGAAGCGCACGGCATCGTTGCGCAATCGGTCGGCGGCGGTGGCGGTATCGGTCAGAATGGGTACGGTTTCCTGTCCGCGATCGGCGGCAAGGGCGGCAATGGCGGAGACGGCGGTACGGTCACGGTGACCAATCCCGGAACCATCAACACCAACGGCGATTACGCGAGTGCGATCATCGCACAGTCGATCGGCGGCGGTGGCGGTACGGGCGGCAAGGCCAGTTCCACCGGCATCCTGGTATCGATTGCCGTCGGCGGACAGGGCGGCGGTGGCGGCGATGGCGGGTCCGTGACGCTGGAGCGGGAAGACGGCAGCGCCATTTCGACCACGGGTTATCATGCAACGGCCATTCTGCTGCAGTCGATCGGCGGCGGCGGCGGCTCGGGCGGCGCGGCGAAGGCCACGTCCGGCGGGCCGGACTTCTCGCTCTCGATAGCGACCGGCGGTGGCGGTGGCAGCGGCGGCCAGGGTGGTGGGGTGTACGGGCATATCGGCGGGAAAGTCGTGACAACCGGCTCGGACTCCGTCGGCGTGCTGGTGCAGTCGATCGGCGGCGGCGGCGGCGATGGCGGCGGCTCGACGGCCAAGGCGATTGCCGCCGGCATTCCCGACAATGAAGAGGGTGGCAGCTACTCGCTGGCGGTCTCCATATCGCATGGCGGGACCGGCGGGTCCGGCGGCGATGGCGGCAAAGCCGAGGCCTGGATTGAGGACGGTGCCTCGATCGGCACTGCCGGCGACGGTGCATCGGCACTGGTCGTTCAGTCGATCGGCGGCGGCGGCGGCAATGGCGGCGATTCAACGGCTGCATCGGGAACCACATCGCTGCAGGGCCTCGTGGACAAGGTCAGTGGCGGCGCGGTGGACCTGGAAGGCAAGGCGGTATCGCTTGCGATCGACGTTTCCCATGGCGGTTCGGGCGGCGATGGCGGTTCGGGCAGCGAGGCCTATGCCCACAATCTCGGCGCGATTTCGACTTCCGGTGACTTTTCCTATGGCATGCTGGTGCAGTCGATCGGCGGTGGCGGTGGCTCCGGCGGAACCGGCGAAAGCGATTCCCTCAGCACCTTCGGCGATTCCAAGTTCAGCGCCGGCGTCACGCTTGGCGGCAGCGGAGCGACGGCCGGCGATGGCGGCGTTGCCAAGAGCGGCGTCTCGGCCTCGGGTTCGATCAACACCTCCGGCAGCAATGCGAACGCGCTCGTTGCCCAGACCATCGGCGGCGGCGGTGGCACCGGCGGCAGCGGAAGTGGCGATCTCGACGCCGACAATGCCGTGTCCCTCGGTTTCGGCGGCACGGGCGGTGCCGGCGGCGCCGGAGGCACCGCCTATGCATGGAACGCCGGGAAGATCGTCACGACCGGCGATGCCTCGGACGGTGTTCTGGCGCAGTCGATTGGCGGCGGCGGCGGTACCGGCGGTTCCGGCACCAGCTCCATCTCGCACTCCACCGAGGTCAAGAAGGAACTCAAGAAATGGGAAAGCGCCAAGCTGGCCCTCAAGGCGGGCCTCGATATCGACAGCACGCTTTCAGCGACGCTGGGTGCCTCTGGCGGTAGTGGCGGTGATGGCGGGACTGTGATCGTCGGGCTGCCGGAAAAGGGCCAGACCGACTTTTCCTATGGCACGATCACGACCTCCGGCACGACCTCCCATGGTGTCGTCGCGCAGTCGATCGGTGCCGGCGGCGGTTCGGCCGCGGTTTCGTCCAACCAGAGTGCCGCGACTTTGGGTGCCGCCATCGACGGCCTCGATCTCAGTGTCGATGTCAACCTGTCGCTTGGAACCGCCAACACGGCAGGCTCGACCGGCAGTGGCGGACAGGTGAGCGTCTATGTCTCCGATACCTATACGTCCGGTTTTTCGTCGATGGGCGTGGTTGCCCAGTCGATTGGCGGCGGCGGCGGGATTGCGACCTCAAGCGGCTATGCACCCTCATCGCTTTCTGTCGTGCTCGGATCACACACGAAGGCGGACAACGCCATCAATACCGGCGGCACTGTCGGTGTGGAGCTTCTGAGTGGCGAGAAGATCGTCACCTCGGGCGATAATTCGAACGGCATCATGGCCCAGTCGATCGGCGGCGGCGGCGGTCTCGCAATCGCCGCGTTCGGCACGGATACTGCTGCAAACGACGACACGACGTCCGATGTACTGGATATCACGCTTGGCGCCGAGGCGGTCTCCTCGAATATCGGCGATCTCCAGAGTGGCGCGGTGACGGTCACGGGCAAGGGGGCTATCGCCACCAGCGGCACGCGCGCCATCGGCATCGTTGCCCAGTCGATCGGCGGCGGTGGCGGTTTCATTGCTGCCTCCAGCACCAGCATTTCCTCGGTAAAGTTTGCCGCGGCGCAGTATTCCGGGGTCGCCTACAGCGCCAACGTCTCGCTCGACAGCGGCTCGATCCAGACTTCCGGCGATGGCGCTGCGGGCATTGTCGCCCAGGCGATCGGTGGTGGTGGCGGCTTTGCCGCCGATCTCTCGTCAGGAAAGATCAATACCTATTACGTCTCCGCGAGCGATACGACATACGGCTACAACACCAGTTCCGGAGGCGCATCGCAGGGCGTCAATATCAGCGTCGATTCGAATTCCTCGATCTCCACGACCGGTGGCTATGCGCACGGCATCATCGCCCAGGCGATCGCCGGGTCGGGTGGCATCTGGCAGAAGAACGGCAAGGTCTATGCTGGGTCGCTCTACCGGAGCAGCTATTCTTTCTCGGGGTTCGTGGACATCACTGTCGACGGTTCGGTCAAGGTCGAGGACGAGCATGCCTGGGGCATCTGGGCGCAGACGCTCAACCGGGAGATCACCGTCACGGTGGGCGCCTCGGGGTCGATCAGCGGGTCCAACAGCTCGGACGAGAATGGCGGCGCCATTCATGGCGCCTCCGCCAGCAGCGGCAGTTTCCAGCTCTACAATTCCGGCAGCATCACCGGCAATGTCGTGACCTCGAAGGCTGGCAAGGAGACCTACGCGAAAGACTTTACCTCGACGTCGTCGGCGAGCGCGGACGGTGCCGTCAGTCTTTCGACAGCGGCTCCTGCGGGCAGCGCCCTGATGCTCAACAGCGGAACCGGTACGTTCACGACCGGCGCCATTGCCGGGCTCGATACGGTGCTCAATGCGGGCGCGATCAATGTCGGCGGAGAAGGCACGATCCAGCAGACGGTGTTCTCGGGCGATCTCGTCGGCGTCGGCACGTCGTCTGCCGGCAGCGCCTATGATGCTGCCACGATCGGACTGTCGCCGCAGTTCTCGACGTTCGACTATTACACCCGGGCAGCAAAAAACAGCTGGCGCACGGCGGATGCCAGCAAGGGCGGCCTGATCACCGGGCTCGATGTCGACATGGAGAACGGCACGGCGGACGCGCTGCTGGTATCCGGCGATTTCGCCGGCACCTGGGGCATCGACGTCAACGGGGTTTCGCTGCTACCGAACACCCGAACAGATTTCCTGCAGGTTAAGGGAACAGATACGTCCGATATCAGTGTGCTGTCGTCTCTGGTGTTCGATTTCACCGACGTCAGTACCTCATCCAAGGGCTGGACCGGCTTTTCCGTGGCCGATGCCCATTTTGCCAATACGGGTGTCTCGCTTGGTCGAAACGCCACAGAAATCACGACGGCAATGCAGCAGGTCTGGGACACGGTCGAAGACGGCAGCGCTACGGATGTGCAGGTCGGCGACGACGAGATTTCGCTCGGTCAGGTGTTCGGTGCCTTCCACCAGTCGACGCCGAAGAGTTTCTCCGACATGCTGCTCGAGCTCGCCTCCGAGGCAACGACGGCGCCCATGGCGGAATCGCCCTCGGCGGCCATCGCCGCGGCCAACAATGTTTTATCCTGCCCGGCCTTCGCGGTCACCGGCGTGATGATGGACGAGGGCTCCTGTACCTGGGGCCGACTTTATGGGAGCGGCGCCGAGCAGGGCATGGTCGGCGATTCCATGGGCTACCAGAAATCGGGCGGCGGCCTGCAGGCCGGCGGCCAGAAAGCGTGGGGCGACGGCTGGTTCACGGGCGCCGGGTTGACCTTCGAGAACGATTGGTTCCGCAACGATGCGGGAACCGAGAAGCTCGAGCAGCAGTCGCTGTCAGGTGCGGTCTCGCTGAAGAAGGAGATGGGCCCGTGGCTGTTCGGCCTCGTCGGCGGTGCCGGCTATAACTGGGGCGATTCCACCCGCTTCATCAGTCTCGATACGCTGCGGGCGACGGCAAAGGGTTCGCCGGATTCGGCGATGTTTTTCGCCCGGGCGCGGGCGTCTTATGAGTTCGCGCTCAGCGATGAATACTACATGCGTCCACGGGTCGATTTCGACGTCGTCAACATGCACCAGTATGGGTATGACGAGACCGGGGCGGGGGCACTGAACCTGATGGTCGATGGCAATTCGGACACTGTCTTCAGCGTCACGCCGGGGATCGAGTTCGGAGCGCGGCTGCCGTTCCTTCAAGACATGCCGGCGCGGCTTTATGGCGATCTCAGCGTTTCGTTCCTGTCGAATGACGAATGGGAGACGACGGCGCGGCTGGCGGGCATTTCCTCGATGGACAGTTTCTCGACGTTCACGCCGATTGCCGATACCGTCGGCCACCTCACGCTCGGCCTCGATCTCGCCAAGCGCCAGGGCATGGAGTTCCGGATCCAGTATGAAGGATCGTTTGCCGACTCCTACCAGTCGCATGTCGGGTCTATGCGTTTCGGCTATCGGTTCTGA
- a CDS encoding MurR/RpiR family transcriptional regulator → MDRADDIPQHLSELVALNAERLTEADTRLLDVLMQNPMRAALENGREISNRAGLHPSSAVRLARRLGFEGYPEFRTFLQNSLVDEGEDFDNGAARVAARLLRADEGALVSSVIDSEIAALESARKAVNDGQIRRFSEAMRDCRRIFVVGLGHFGALAHLVNLRLNRSGYNATDLTATPNLMRETLMTMTEDDVLWLFAFRSPPPLMHDIRTVAADRDATTLAVTDVAGGRFNPPPDHHITVSRGALGQSQSLVVPMTIANTVILDLAAIDNGRSLKAIEQFDRFREEGPSFSWG, encoded by the coding sequence ATGGACAGAGCAGACGATATTCCACAGCATCTGAGCGAACTCGTGGCGCTCAATGCCGAGCGGCTGACGGAGGCCGATACCCGCCTCCTCGACGTGCTGATGCAGAACCCGATGCGGGCAGCGCTGGAGAACGGACGCGAGATTTCAAACCGCGCCGGGCTTCACCCCTCATCCGCCGTCCGGCTTGCGCGCAGGCTCGGCTTCGAGGGTTATCCCGAATTCCGCACATTTTTGCAGAACAGCCTCGTCGACGAAGGCGAGGATTTCGACAACGGCGCCGCCCGCGTCGCCGCCCGCCTGCTGCGCGCCGATGAGGGCGCGCTCGTCTCTTCCGTCATCGACAGCGAGATTGCCGCGCTGGAGAGCGCACGAAAGGCGGTCAATGACGGCCAGATCCGGCGGTTTTCGGAGGCCATGCGCGATTGCCGGCGGATCTTTGTGGTCGGCCTTGGCCACTTCGGCGCGCTCGCCCATCTGGTGAACCTTCGCCTCAACCGCTCCGGCTACAACGCCACCGACCTGACGGCGACGCCGAACCTGATGCGCGAAACGCTGATGACCATGACGGAAGACGACGTGCTCTGGCTCTTCGCCTTCCGCAGCCCGCCGCCGCTGATGCACGATATTCGCACCGTGGCGGCCGACCGCGACGCAACGACGCTCGCTGTCACCGATGTCGCCGGCGGCCGGTTCAATCCGCCGCCGGATCATCACATCACGGTCTCGCGCGGCGCGCTCGGCCAGTCGCAATCGCTCGTCGTGCCGATGACCATCGCCAACACCGTCATCCTTGACCTTGCCGCGATCGACAATGGCCGTTCCCTGAAGGCGATCGAACAGTTCGACCGCTTCCGCGAGGAAGGCCCCTCATTCAGTTGGGGCTGA
- a CDS encoding ABC transporter ATP-binding protein has protein sequence MSRITLQNIRKSYDRGPTVLHGVSMDIAPGEFIVIVGPSGCGKSTLLRLIAGLETCREGDIILGGKRSNDIAPQDRDIAMIFQNYALYPHMTVRENIAFGLELRGMPKRERNARAEEVARTLQLEPYLDRKPAALSGGQRQRVAMGRAIARETSTFLMDEPLSNLDNALRVVMRREIKELHKTLKATIIYVTHDQTEALSLADRIAVMKDGHLQQFDTPEAIYDRPANRFVASFIGAPEMNFLEAAELKSAGVPSDLTIGLRSDALTLVGAKPAGTALPASVTLSEMTGSDVVLHCETPAGRVTLTAHRSALPADLDDCWIACDMKAAHFFDSKTGARREFAVQEG, from the coding sequence ATGAGCCGCATTACACTGCAGAACATCCGCAAATCCTATGACAGGGGGCCGACCGTGCTGCATGGCGTGTCGATGGATATCGCCCCCGGCGAATTCATCGTCATCGTCGGCCCCTCCGGCTGCGGCAAGTCGACCTTGCTGAGGCTGATCGCGGGGCTTGAGACCTGCCGCGAGGGGGACATCATCCTCGGCGGCAAGCGTTCCAACGACATCGCCCCGCAGGATCGCGACATCGCGATGATCTTCCAGAACTACGCGCTCTACCCGCACATGACGGTGCGGGAAAACATCGCCTTCGGGCTGGAACTGCGCGGCATGCCGAAGAGGGAGCGTAATGCCAGGGCTGAGGAAGTCGCCCGCACGCTGCAGCTCGAGCCCTATCTCGACCGCAAGCCCGCGGCCCTTTCCGGCGGCCAGCGCCAGCGCGTCGCCATGGGCCGGGCAATTGCCCGCGAGACCTCGACCTTCCTGATGGACGAGCCGCTCTCGAACCTCGACAACGCGCTGCGCGTCGTCATGCGCCGCGAGATCAAGGAACTGCACAAGACGCTGAAGGCCACGATCATCTACGTCACCCACGACCAGACCGAGGCGCTGTCGCTCGCTGACCGGATCGCGGTGATGAAGGACGGCCACCTGCAGCAGTTCGACACGCCCGAGGCGATCTACGACCGGCCGGCGAACCGCTTCGTCGCCTCCTTCATCGGCGCACCGGAAATGAACTTCCTCGAAGCCGCCGAGCTGAAGAGCGCCGGCGTTCCTTCGGATCTGACCATCGGCCTCCGTTCGGATGCGCTGACGCTGGTTGGCGCGAAACCAGCAGGCACCGCGCTTCCCGCCAGCGTCACTCTGAGCGAAATGACGGGCTCGGATGTCGTGCTCCATTGCGAGACGCCGGCCGGCCGGGTTACGCTGACCGCCCACCGCAGCGCGCTTCCCGCCGATCTCGATGATTGCTGGATCGCCTGCGACATGAAGGCCGCGCATTTCTTCGACAGCAAGACCGGCGCGCGTCGTGAATTCGCCGTTCAGGAAGGCTGA